In a single window of the Candidatus Deferrimicrobium sp. genome:
- a CDS encoding class I SAM-dependent rRNA methyltransferase: MTDPLREVRVSRKGEERLRSGHPWVFGDDLREVPEGLLPGQWTWVRSRSGEPLGTATINLGSRIALRRVSRADVLPTEGFLEDRLREASARRAEAGMGGERVLRILYSEGDFLPGVIADRYGDVLSVQILTAGMEIVRDLLLDVLERRFRPRLIYERSEGGGRRHEGLPERKGQARGEGPTREEIETDGVRFIVDVETGPKTGFFLDQRRNRGIVRGLAEGKSVLDGFCAAGGFGLYALAGGAKSVLAIDSSRAAVETARANAALNGVSGQWEGEAEDLFQALRNLRDVGRRFALVILDPPSFAKSREGREGALRGYRDINRMGLSVLSPGGYLATSSCTQLVDGAQWVEALRDAAADAGADLERIAWGGQPPDHPVLLSVPETEYLKFAVYRKRLP; encoded by the coding sequence ATGACGGATCCCCTTCGCGAGGTCCGGGTCAGCCGGAAAGGCGAGGAACGGCTGCGCTCCGGCCACCCGTGGGTGTTCGGGGACGACCTGCGCGAGGTGCCGGAGGGACTCTTGCCGGGGCAGTGGACTTGGGTGCGCTCGCGATCGGGGGAGCCTCTCGGGACGGCGACGATCAACCTCGGGTCCCGGATCGCCCTTCGACGGGTTTCCCGGGCGGATGTCCTGCCGACGGAGGGGTTCCTCGAAGACCGCCTGCGGGAGGCGTCCGCGCGGCGCGCCGAGGCGGGGATGGGAGGGGAACGCGTCCTGCGGATCCTCTACTCCGAGGGGGATTTCCTCCCCGGGGTGATCGCGGACAGGTACGGCGATGTCCTCTCGGTGCAGATCCTGACGGCGGGGATGGAGATCGTTCGGGATCTTCTCCTGGACGTCCTCGAGCGTCGCTTCCGGCCCCGTCTGATCTATGAGCGATCCGAAGGCGGGGGACGCCGCCATGAGGGTCTGCCGGAGCGGAAGGGGCAGGCCCGCGGCGAGGGGCCGACCCGGGAAGAGATCGAGACGGACGGGGTCCGGTTTATCGTGGATGTGGAGACGGGGCCCAAGACGGGCTTCTTCCTCGACCAGCGAAGGAATCGCGGCATCGTCCGGGGCCTGGCGGAGGGAAAGTCGGTGCTCGACGGATTCTGCGCCGCGGGAGGGTTCGGGCTGTATGCTCTCGCCGGGGGGGCGAAGAGCGTCCTTGCCATCGATTCCTCGCGGGCGGCCGTCGAGACAGCGCGGGCAAACGCCGCGTTGAACGGTGTTTCCGGACAGTGGGAGGGAGAGGCGGAGGATCTCTTCCAGGCGCTTCGGAACTTGAGGGACGTCGGGCGGCGGTTTGCCCTGGTGATTCTCGACCCGCCGTCGTTCGCCAAGTCCCGCGAGGGGAGGGAGGGGGCGCTGCGCGGATACCGGGACATCAACCGGATGGGACTATCGGTCCTCTCTCCCGGGGGCTATCTCGCCACCTCGTCCTGCACGCAGCTGGTCGATGGGGCACAATGGGTCGAGGCGCTACGGGACGCGGCGGCCGACGCCGGCGCCGACCTCGAGAGGATCGCGTGGGGAGGGCAACCGCCCGATCACCCGGTGCTTCTCTCCGTTCCCGAGACCGAATACCTGAAATTCGCCGTCTACAGGAAACGACTGCCATGA
- a CDS encoding uracil-DNA glycosylase, with the protein MSGTVSRRIVAAWLREVGVDYVLRPTAREETLEDIRKELTECRRCPLCTGRSTVVFGVGNPRARLMFVGEGPGSEEDRRGEPFVGAAGKRLDRWIARIGLRREDVYIANIVKCRPPGNRAPFPDEAKVCLPYLLRQIRAIRPEIICTLGATALNFLLGVEGKITRERGKWRERDGIPVLPTYHPAFILRDAARETEVFEDFDALASRLRLPPAK; encoded by the coding sequence TGGCTTCGGGAGGTCGGTGTGGACTACGTTCTCCGGCCGACCGCGCGCGAGGAGACCCTCGAGGACATTCGGAAGGAGCTGACGGAATGTCGCCGATGCCCGCTTTGCACGGGACGCAGCACGGTCGTCTTCGGAGTGGGGAACCCCCGTGCACGGCTGATGTTCGTCGGCGAGGGACCCGGGTCCGAGGAGGATCGCCGCGGCGAGCCGTTCGTCGGGGCCGCCGGGAAGCGGCTCGATCGGTGGATCGCGCGGATTGGTCTTCGGCGGGAGGACGTCTACATCGCGAACATCGTGAAGTGCCGCCCGCCGGGGAACCGCGCCCCCTTCCCCGACGAGGCAAAGGTGTGCCTTCCCTACCTGTTACGCCAGATTCGCGCGATCCGGCCCGAAATCATCTGCACGCTCGGCGCAACCGCTCTGAATTTCCTGTTGGGAGTGGAGGGGAAGATTACCCGGGAGCGGGGGAAGTGGAGGGAAAGGGACGGCATACCCGTGCTTCCCACGTATCACCCCGCCTTCATCCTCCGGGACGCCGCCCGGGAGACGGAAGTGTTCGAGGACTTCGATGCGCTCGCTTCGCGTCTCCGCCTGCCTCCCGCGAAATGA